In Komagataeibacter sucrofermentans DSM 15973, the genomic window GCCGCACGCGCCCGTGTCTGCTGCACCAGATCCATCGCTGCTCGGCGCCATGCACCGACCGTATCAGCCGCGAGGACTATGCCGAACTCGCCGCTCAGGCGCGCAGCTTTCTGGCGGGCAAGGACCCGGACATGCGCGAAAAGCTGGGCCGCGAGATGGAACAGGCCGCCGAGGCGCTGGAATTCGAGCGCGCGGCGGCCATCCGCGACCGCATACGCGGGCTTTCGGCCCTGCAGCAGGATTCCAGCGTCATCAACCCCTCCAGCGTGAGTGACGCGGATATCATTGCCATCTGGCAGATTGCCGGGCAGTCGTGCATTCAGGTGTTTTTCATCCGCGCGGGGCGCAATAACGGCAACCGGGCGTTCTTTCCCAGCCATGCGCGCGATGAGAACGCGCCCGACGTGCTCGCAGCCTTCATCGGCCAGTTCTATGATGACAAGCCGCCGCCCGCCCAGGTGCTCGTTAACCAGGACCTGCCGGAGCTTGACGTGCTTACCGCCGCGCTGAGCCTGCGCCGGGGCCGCAAGGTCGAGATCATTCACCCCCAACGTGGCGAAAAGCGTGGCGTGATCGAGCATGCCGCCCTGAACGCGCGTGAGGCGCTCGAGCGCAGGATGGCCGAAAGCGCGGGGCAGGCGAAGCTGTTGCAGGGTGTTGCCGACCTGTTCGGCCTCGAGTCTGCGCCCAAGCGCATTGAAACCTACGATAACAGTCACATTCAGGGGGCTAACCCCTATGGCGTGATGGTGGTGGGCGGCCCGGAAGGGTTTGAAAAACGCGCCTACCGCAAATTCTCCATCAAGGGGCCGGTCACGCCGGGCGATGACTTCGCCATGATGCGCGAGGTGCTTGAGCGGCGCTTCCGCCGTGCGCTGAAAGACCGAGAGGAAGGCGTGCGCCCCGAAGACTGGCCCGACATCCTGCTGATCGATGGCGGGGCAGGGCAGTACACCGCCGTGCGCGGCGTGCTCGATGAACTTGGCGTGACGGGCGTGACCCTGGTGGGCATTGCCAAGGGGCCGGACCGTGATGCGGGGCGGGAATGGTTCCACACCGCCGACCGGCCACCCTTCCAGCTCCCGCCGCGTGATCCGGTGCTGTACTACCTGCAGCGCCTGCGCGATGAGGCGCACCGCTTCGCCATCACCACCCATCGCGCCGGGCGCTCCAAAACGCTGGTGCGCTCGGAACTTGATGATATTCCGGGCGTTGGGCCGGCACGCAAGCGCGCGCTGCTCAAGCATTTTGGCTCGGCGCGCGGCGTGCGGCAGGCTGGCCTGGGGGAACTGGAGCATGCGCCGGGTATCAACCGCGACATGGCGCGGGTCATTTACGGTTTTTTTCATCCCGACTGGACAGGAGAGTGAGCGGCTGTCATGCAGATGTGAGCCTGCAAACTGCCTGACAGGCGTTATCAGTATCTTGGCTTTCTCCCTTTCTTGGTTATAGCAGTATCAGCATGCTTACCGACCTGCCCAACCTCCTGACCCTGTCCCGCATCATCGTGGTGCCGATTGTCGTGGCGCTTGTGGTCATCCACACGGCGCAGACCGATTGCGCCGCGTGCGTGCTGTTCATTCTGGCGGGCATTACCGATTACTTCGATGGCAAACTGGCGCGGGCATGGAACCAGAATTCCGACCTCGGCCGCATGCTCGACCCCATTGCCGACAAGCTGCTCGTTGGCGCGTCGCTCATGGTCATGGCGGGGCTGGAGCGGCTGCCTTACGCATGTCTGTATCCGGCCATCATCATCCTGTGTCGCGAGATCCTGGTCAGCGGCCTGCGTGAATATCTTGCCGCCACCCGTGTTGGCCTGCCGGTGACGAAGCTCGCCAAATGGAAGACTGGCTTCCAGATGACGGCGATTGGCTTCCTGCTGGCAGGCGACAGCACGGCGGGGCTGCTGCATATCGGCTGGCTGCCGGTCAATGCGCTCGGCGCCGTCATGATGTGGATCGCCGCCGCCCTGACGCTGATCACCGGGTGGGATTATGTCTCCACCGGGCTGCGCCATGTGGGGCGCGGCACTTCGGGCGCCACCAAATTATCTTCCTGACCTACATGAAAAATTAACGCGCTTCATGGCTCATCGTCCCTGCGGGCCTCGTGCCCGCCGGTTTGGCGAGGGGGCGAGGGAAGAGCGTGGTGCGCAATGCAATGGTGCTGTCATTGCTGGTGGGGCTGGCAGGATGCGGCGGGTTCGGGCCGATCCTGGCCGATAATACCGAATTTCCCGGCAGCCTGCCCAATACGCCGCGCGCGGAGGGCGAGAACATGCGCCGTGTGAGCGGGCAGGCCCCGCAGGTGCTGCCGATTGTGCCGCAGGCGCGCAACATCTGGCCCGTTCTGGCTGGCGGGCAGATGGCCCCGGCGCAGGGGGAGGTGGTCGCGGCCATGCAGCCCGACGCGGGGCCTGAGCATGACCTGCCCGCGGGCGGCGAGATGCAGATCGGCAACGATGCAGCGGGCGATGGTCTGCCCGGGCACGTTTCCGCATTGTCTTCAGGGCAGGGGGCGACGCATAAGGACGCATCGGATGCGGCGATCATCGTGCCCAATGGTGATGGCACCACAACCGAGGTCAGCGCCGATGGCATGGTGCATGAACAGCAGGCCCCCTGACGCGACCCGCCTGTGCGGGGCGTCGGGCCTGCCCTGAGTGGGAGAGAAGAGCGGAATGCTACGCATTCTTTATTTTGCATGGCTGCGCGACCGCCTTGGCCGCTCCGGCGAGACGCTGCCCCTGCCGCAAGGCGCGCATTGCGTGCAGGATCTGATTGCGGCCCTGCGCGCGCGTGGGGGGGAATATGCTGCCATCTTCGCCAAACCTGAACTGATCCGCGTGGCGGTGAACCAGAGTTTCGCCACGATTGCTGCCCCTATTGCCGCGCATGACGAGATTGCCTTCTTCCCGCCGGTTACAGGAGGCTGAGACCATCATGCCGCGCATCACGATCCGTGTTCAGGCCGAGGCGTTCGATAGCGCCCATGAAACCGCGCTGCTGCTACGCGGGCATGAGGATGTGGGGGGAGTCGCCGCCTTTACCGGAATCGTGCGCGGTGGCGGCGGGCTGGTGGCGCTGGAACTCGAACATTATCCCGGCATGACCGAATCCATGATGCGCCGCATAGCGGAATCGGCGTGCGCGCGATTCGGGCTGGTGGGCTGCACGGTCATCCATCGGGTCGGGCGGCTGGCGGTGGGCATGCCCATCGTGCTGGTGCTGTGCGCCTCCGCCCATAGGGGGGCGGCGCAGGAGGGCACCGCCTTCATGATGGACTGGCTCAAGACCAGCGCACCGTTCTGGAAACGCGAGGAATTTGAAAACGGGCACAGCGCCTGGGTCGAGCCCCGCGCACAGGATGAGGCGGCAAAGGCGCGGTGGGGCAGCCTTACGGCCTGAGGCGGAGGGGAGAAAAATTAAAAAAAATAATCTCCCGTCAATCCGCTTGACGTAAGCTGGCCGCTGATTCGGAACAACGTTCCCCATTTTCCCGGGCCACATTATCTAGTGCAAAGCAGCATGAAATAGTCCATATATAGGGGCATATCATAAAACCCCGTCCCACCACGCAGGCGCCCGAAAGGCCCTGCGTGCCTTGGCGCGGGCCGATTACGGAGAATGTAAATGGTCCTGGATGACGTATCCGGCGGCATGGCCGATCGTTCTGCCAACGGGGATGGGATCGTCCAGGGAAAGGACAGTACGCCCATGCCTGACACGTCTGACATGCTGGACAGCGTGGTCCAGCTTCCCGGTCATCATCCCGTGCGCGTGGACCATTCCCGCGATGCGCTGCTCACGGCATTTGGCAAGGCAACGCTCAACAACCGCTACCTCCTGCCTGATGAGAGCTATCAGGATCTGTTTGGCCGCGTGGCCTCGTATTACGGGGCCAACCCCGCCCATGCCCAGCGGCTGTATGATTACATTTCGCGGCACTGGTTCATGCCGGCTACCCCGGTGCTCTCCAATGGCGGCACCTCGCGGGGGCTGCCCATCTCGTGCTTCCTCAACGAGGCCAATGACAGCCTGCGCGGCATCGTGGACCTGTGGAACGAGAATGTGTGGCTGGCCTCAAAGGGCGGCGGCATCGGCTCCTACTGGGGCAACCTGCGCTCGATTGGCGAGAACGTGGGTCGCAACGGCAAGACCTCGGGCGTCATTCCCTTCATCCGTGTCATGGACAGCCTGACGCTGGCCATCAGCCAGGGTTCGCTGCGGCGTGGCTCGGCTGCGGTGTACCTGCCGGTCTGGCACCCCGAGATCGAGGAATTCATCGAACTGCGCCGCCCCACCGGCGGCGACCCCAACCGCAAGGCGCTCAACCTGCACCACGGCGTGCTGGTGTCGGATGCGTTCATGCGCGCGGTGGCCGATGATGATGAATGGGCGCTGCTCTCCCCCAAGGACAACACGGTCATCCGCAAGGTTTCGGCGCGTGCGCTGTGGATTCGCATCCTGACCGCGCGCATGGAGCAGGGCGAGCCGTACATCATCTATTCCGACCACGTGAACAACGCGCGCCCCGAGCACCACAAGCTGGCGGGGCTCGAGGTCAAGACATCGAACCTGTGCGCCGAGATTACGCTGCCCACCGGCATGGACCACCATGGCCGCGAGCGCACGGCGGTGTGCTGCCTCTCCTCGCTCAACCTTGAAACATGGGATGAGTGGAAGGATGATCCGCAGTTCATCGAGGACGTGATGCTGTTCCTCGACAACGTGCTGCAGGACTTCATCGACCGCGCGCCCGATGACATGGAGCGTGCCCGCTACGCCGCCATGCGCGAGCGCTCGGTGGGGCTGGGGGTCATGGGGTTCCACTCCTTCCTGCAGGCCAAGAACGTGCCGTTCGAGAGCGTTGTGGCCAAGAGCTGGAACCGCAAGATCTTCCAGCACATCCGCGCGCAGGCCGATGCCGCCTCGCGCAAGCTGGCCGAAGAGCGTGGACCCTGCCCGGATGCGGCGGAATATGGCGTGATGGAGCGCTTCTCCAACAAGATGGCGATCGCACCCACGGCGTCGATTTCCATCATCGCGGGCAATGCCAGCCCCGGCATCGAGCCGATCGCGGCCAATGTGTTCCTGCAAAAAACGCTGTCCGGCTCGTTTACCGTGCGTAACCGCCACCTTGACAAGCTGTTGACCAGCAAGGGCCGGAACACCAGCGATGTCTGGTCGTCCATCACGCTCAACAAGGGCAGCGTGCAGCATCTCGATTTCCTGACCCAGCAGGAGAAGGACGTGTTCAAGACCGCGTTCGAACTCGACCAGCGCTGGGTGATCGAGCATGCGGCAGATCGCGCGCCGTTCATCTGCCAGGCGCAGTCGGTCAACATCTTCCTGCCTGCCAACGTGCACAAGCGCGACCTGCACCAGATCCATTATATGGCGTGGAAGCGGGGAGTGAAATCGCTGTATTATTGCCGCTCGCTGTCCATCCAGCGGGCTGACGCGGTGAGCGACGGACAGGAAAAGCGCGACGTGCCGCCAAAGGATGGCGGCAGCCCCCCTGCGACATCGGGCGATTATGAGGAATGCCTCGCCTGCCAGTAGGGCGAGGGAACAAGGTTTTTGGTGAAGCTTTTTTCAAAAAGCCTTGAGAGACCGCCGCCTTTTTGAAAAAAGGCGGCGGCCCGGAAGCTTTTATCTTTTTTCAGCCATACCACTTCGCTTACGGCATAAGCGGCATGCCCTGTTCCAGAATGGCGCGGGCTTGTGGCGTAAAGCGGCCATCTGGCTCATGCAGCACAAGGCCGGGCAGCATTTCGCTGCCCGCGCGTGAGTTCGCCCGCCCCTGAACCAGCATGATACGCGCAGCCTGCCCCGCGCGGGGCCAGAAAGGCAGCACCCTGATCCGGCCCAGCTGCGCGCGCTCCATGGCCGTGCAGCAGGCTGCCAGCAGGCTGCACGGCAGGGCCAGCGTCAGCGTGCCGTGGTGGCGTAGCTGGGCTGCGAGAGCACGCACCCAGCCCCCGAGCGCGCCTGTGGGCAGGCGGCGGGCAAGATCACGCTGGCTGTGGGGGGAAGCTGACGATTCCTGATCGTGCCATGGCGGGTTGGCGAAGGCGTGGTCGATGCGGCGCACGCCGGGGCCGGACAGCAGCGGGTCATCGGGCAGGGCAGGCAGGGTGGCACGATGCACGCGCAGGTCGTGACGATGGTTGAGCATGAAGTTGTGCCGGGCCAGCGCAGCGGTGGCGCCATCATGCTCCAGCCCGATTCCGGTCAGCCGTGGCACCCGATTCGACAGGCAGAGCAGCCCGGCGCCCGCGCCGCATCCACCTTCCATTACGGTCTGCCCGGGGCGCGCGGGCACGAAAGCAGCCATCAAAACAGGCTCAAGTCCGGTCCTGTTTCCGGTCGAAAACTGGCGATAGACCACCTTTCCACCCAGCAGATGGCCTGTGGTTACAGGGTCCATGCCCGAGGGGGGGAGAGGCAGATCATGCGCTGCTCCGTGCCGTATGCCTGTGTGCTCCGGCTTGACCGTTATTCCAGCGCCGCCCATATACTCATTCTATGTTGATACATTCGGAACCGGGAGAGTAACCTTTTGGCCCTAGCAGTTAGTCTGCCGGAATCCGACGAAACGGCAAGTCAGAAAGACGAAGGGGCTCGCCGCCCGATGGCAGATGGATCAGAAGTCGCCCTGCGCGATCTGGCGGAATATCTTGCGGATGACATGGCGGCGTGCAATCGCGCCATTGTCGAGCGGATGGACAGCCCGGTCGCCCTTATTCCCCAGCTTGCAGCCCACCTTGTGGCCGCCGGTGGCAAGCGGCTGCGCCCGCTGCTGACACTGGCTTCCGCCCGGCTATGTGGCTACCAGCCCGATGCCACACACCAGCGCCACGTGGCCCTGGCGGCCTGCGTTGAGTTCATCCACACGGCAACGCTTTTGCATGATGACGTGGTGGACGAGAGTTCGCTGCGCCGGGGCATGGCCAGCGCCAATGCGGTGTTTGGCAACAAGGCCTCGGTTCTGGTGGGGGACTTCCTGTTCGCCCGCTCGTTCCAGCTCATGACGGATGATGGCTCGCTCAAGGTCATGAATATCCTCTCATCCGCTTCCGCCACCATTGCGGAAGGGGAAGTGCTGCAGATGTCCACGCAGAATGACCTCTCCACACAGATCGATCAGTATCTGGAGGTCATTCATGGCAAAACTGCGGCACTGTTCGCCGCAGCCTGCCGCGTGGGCGCTGTCGTGGCTGACCGGGGCGAGGCCGAGGAGCGTGCGCTCGAATCCTATGGCACCAATCTGGGCATGGCCTTCCAGCTGGTGGATGACGCGCTGGATTACGCCGCCGACCAGGCCCGCCTGGGCAAGACGGTGGGTGATGACTTCCGTGAAGGCAAGATCACCCTGCCGGTGCTGGCGGCCTATGCCGCAGGCTCGGAGGAGGATCGTGCCTTCTGGCAGCGTGTGATCGAGGAAAGCGAGCAGAAGCCCGAGGATCTCGATCATGCCCTGCGCCTGATTGAACAGACCGGCGCCATCCGCATCACGCTTGAGCGTGCAACGGAATATGCCGATGCGGCGCGTGAGGCGCTGTCCATCTTCCCGCCCGGCCGCCTGCGCCAGATGTTGCAGGATACGGCCAGCTACACCGTCAACCGCCTGCGCTAAGCAGGCGGCACCTGCAGGGATGGCTTGAAAAGCCTCTCCCTGACACTCTCTAAAAAAACCAGAAGAAGTTTTTGGTGAAGCTTTTTTCAAAAAGCATTCAAGGAATGCTGCTTTTTTTGAAAAAAGGCAGCATCCAGAAACGTTTATTTTCTGTATTCAGGTCCGGGGCTGGCGTCAAACAGCCTCGGTGCATCCTGGCCGTAGCCCAGCGCCACCAGTCCGGGCCGCAGGGCCGCCAGGTCATGCGGTAATGCGGTAAAGCAGAACTGATCGGGCAGGGAAGCGGCAGGCCCGGTCAGGGCAGGGCACGTGGCCAGCACGCGGCGGGTCTGGCGGGCTACGGCAGGGGCCGGGTCCAGCCAGGTGACATGCGGTGGCCCGACTTCACGCATGGCCTCGAGCAGGAAGGTATAGTGCGTGCAGCCCAGCCCCACCACGTCAATTGCCGCCCCGCCGGGCTGCCCGAACAGGCCTGCGAGTTCCGCCTTGAGGCGGGCAGCATCGGGCGGGGTGCCGCGAAAAGTGTTTTCCGCCATGTCCGCCAGTCCGCGCGCGCCATGGGCGAGCAGGGTGCAGTTGGGGGCAAAGCGGGCGCTGAGCGCCTTCAGGTAAGGGCGGCGCACGGTGGCCCGCGTGGCCAGCAGCCCGATCGTGCCGGTGCTGGTCTGGTCGGCGGCCCATTTTATGGGCGGCACGCAGCCCACAAAAGGCACATCATAAGCCGCACGCAGGCTGTCGAGCGCCAGCGTGCTGGCGGTATTGCACGCCACCACCACCACGCTGGGCCGCAGGCGGTCAATGGCAACACCCACCAGGCGCACGATCCGCTCGCGCAGCAGGGCATCGGGTTGTTCGCCGTAAGGGAATACGGCCGTGTCGGCCAGATAGTCGATCGGTATGCCGGGCAGGAGAGAGCGGAGCTGGGCTACGATGCCCAACCCCCCAATCCCCGAATCGAAGGCGAGAACACGCGGCATCAGCCAGCCCGTGGATCAGGCCCCGGCATCACGCTTGGCCTTGAGCGCCAGGGCTTCTTCAGCGCTGCCCACGCCGCCATGCTTGGCCGACCACGCGCAGGGGTCTTCAAGGAAGCGACGGACCTCGGCCGCGTCCTTTTCCGAGAAATAGGGCTTGCCCGCGCAGGCCTCGAGCACATCCCACCAGGTGCACAGCGCATGCAGGCTGATGTCCATATCCGCCAGCGTGCGGTATGCGCCGGGGAAGACGCCGTAGAAGAACACGACAAAGGTGTGGTCCACGATCGCGCCCGCCTTGCGCAGCGCGTTGGCGAACTGCACCTTCGATGAGCCATCGGTAGTCAGGTCTTCCACCAGCAGGGTGCGCATGCCCTCGGGCACGTCACCTTCGATCTGGGCATTGCGGCCAAAGCCCTTGGGCTTTTTGCGCACATAGGCCATGGGCGCCATCATGCGGTCGGCAATCCACGCCGCGAAGGGAATGCCCGCCGTCTCGCCGCCCACCACGGCATCGATGCTTTCATAGCCGACATGGCGGCCGATCTTTTCCACCGCCAGTTCCATGATCTTCTGGCGCGCGCGGGGGAAGAAGATGATGCGGCGGCAATCGATGTAAACTGGGGATTTCCAGCCCGAGGTCAGGGTGTAGGGATCATCGGGGCGGAAGTTGACGGCCTTGATTTCCAGCAGCAGGCGCGCGGTCATGAGGGCCGCGTCGCGGTCCCATGCGGTTGTGCCTGTTGAAAGTCCTGCCCCATTCCCCGTGGCGTCGTGCATACCCTATCTCCGGCCAAATGAATTGCGTGTACTGAATGTCAGCACAGACGATTAACCGCAACAGGGCGGAAAATCCATCGGTGTCCGGGCCAATGGGGGCGGAATTGCCAAAAAAAGGCCGCATCGGAAATATAACGTTACCCGATCAGCAGAGTGTGAGGGCACGCGTACCTTGCCCCCACGGGGTATTCGCTCTAGTATCTCAATATTAATAATCATTCTCAGTAGTGGATCATCGCATCGTGTCTGTTGAAAACAGTCGCATCGCCCGCAAATGCGAGCGTGCCGTAATCACCGCCTACCAGGAACTGCGTGGCGTCGGGACCAGCGATGTGTCGGCTTTCCATGCCTGCACGACCCTCTACCGTATCCACCACCCCGAATCCTCGCTCAACGAGGCCAGGCGTCTGGTGTCTGAATGGATCGACCATCACGTGATCCAGCAGCGCCCTGGGCCGACGGCCGGGTGTGAGTGCGACTGACCACAGGGCAGGGTTTCATGCAAAGCCATAAGGGGCAGGCCGCGTTAGCAGCCTGCCCCTTTCTGCGTGCCCTGTTCTGGTTTTCAAACACTCTCCAGCAGGGCGCCAAAGCCGCCAGGGAGGCCATGCCCCCTGGCGGCAGGGCCGTTCAGGCCCGCTTGTCAAACGGCACGAAGTCGCGCTGCGGCGAGCCGGTATAAAGCTGGCGGGGGCGGCCGATGCGCTGGCCGGGTTCCTCGATCATTTCCTTCCACTGGCTGATCCAGCCGGTGGTGCGGGCTACGGCAAACAGCACGGTGAACATGCTGGTGGGGATGCCCATAGCCTTGAGGATGATGCCGGAATAGAAATCGACATTGGGGTACAGGCTGCGCTTGACGAAATATTCGTCGTGGATCGCAATCTTTTCCAGTTCGATCGCAAGGTCGAGCAGCGGGTCGTCCTTGATGCCCAGTTCGCCAAGCACCTCGTGGCAGGTGGCCTGCATGATCTTGGCGCGGGGGTCGAAGTTCTTGTACACCCGGTGGCCAAAGCCCATCAGGCGCACGCCGCTGGTCTTGTCCTTCACCTTGGCGATGAATTCGGGGATGTTGTCCTTGTGGCCGATATCGGCCAGCATCTTCAGCACCGCCTCGTTGGCCCCGCCATGGGCAGGCCCCCAAAGTGCTGCGATGCCTGCGGAAATACACGCAAACGGGTTAGCCCCCGTCGAGCCGGCAAGGCGCACGGTGGAGGTCGACGCATTCTGCTCATGGTCGGCATGCAGGATCAGGATGCGGTCCATGGCGCGTGCCAGCACCGGATTGATCTTGTAGGGCTCGCTCGGCACCGCGAACATCATGGACAGGAAGTTCTCGGCATAGGACAGGTCATTGCGCGGGTAGATGAAGGTCTCGCCCTGCGTGTATTTATAGGCCCAGGCCGCAATGGTCGGGATCTTGGCGATGATGCGCATGGCCGACTGGTAGCGCGTGGCCGCGTTCGAGACATCCAGCCCTTCATGGTAGAAGGAGGACAGCGCGCCAACCGTGCCGCACAGGATGGCCATGGGGTGAGCATCACGGCGGAAACCGTTAAAGAAATTGCGGATCTGTTCGTGCAGCAGCGTGTGATGCTTGATGGAATTCACAAACCCGTCGTACTGCGCCTTGTCGGGCAGCTCGCCGTTGAGCAGCAGGTAGGCCACTTCCATGAAGGTGGCCTGTTCGGCCAGCTGAGCAATGGGGTAGCCACGATGCAGCAGCACGCCCTTTTCACCATCGATGAAGGTGATCTTGCTGGAGCACGATGCGGTCTCGCCATAACCGGGATCATAGGTGAATACGCCAGCCTGGGCGGGCAGCTTGCGGATGTCGACAACATCCGGCCCCATCGTGCCGGACAGCACGGGCAGTGCAACATCCTTGCCGTCTAGCGAGATTGTGGCAGTTTTTCCGGACTCGCTCATCTACAACTCTCCTCCTGGGGCCACGCCTGCGCTGGTGGGGCAGGGGGCCATATCTCCAACCTCCAGGCATTCTGCCGTTCGTGCGGCAGTTTATGGATATGCCCAAATTATATGCCCGCGCGCCGCCAAGGTGCGGCAATCATCGGGCCTCGGCTCTGACGATAGGAACGAAACCCCCGCCGTGGCAATCCATGCACCCCCTTCGCCGCAATGACATTATTGGCAAGACAGGGCGCTTAGGTGGATTTCCTGATCGGTGGCGGAATTCCATGGATTTTCGGCAGTAAAGCAGGCGATCGAGGCGGGCGGGAAGCCACGCTGCAAAGGAGCCTCAAGGGCGGGCGGGCAATGCCGCGCCCCCCAGCCAAACACCAGGGCACCCAAGGCCGGATTGTGGCCTAAGATCATGATATTACTCGTTTTATCGGCAATTCCATAAAGCAGGTCACGCACCGTTTCGGCGGTTGCCTCATACAGTTCGTTCACATATCGGATATCGGGTTTCCGATCGCCATAAAATGATCCCAGTGCCGCAAGCGTCTCGACCGTGCGCCGCGCGGGGCTGACCAGCACCACCTGCGGGGCAAAGGCTTCCGCCCGCAGCCATGCGCCCTGGGCACGCGCGCTGTCGCGGCCATGCGGGGTCAGCGCGCGGTTGAAATCGGCCTGCGCACCCACATCACCAAACGCGGCAGGGGCGGCCTGGGCATGGCGCATGAGCACAAGC contains:
- the uvrC gene encoding excinuclease ABC subunit UvrC encodes the protein MTTAISDALARPVGVDAIHHALRTMPQAPGVYRMLGEKGDVLYVGKALNLKKRVTSYTHVSRLTERLRRMVSETRSMEIVTTHTEAEALLLEANYIKRMQPRYNILLRDDKSYPWIMLTDRHDFPQISKHRGKPVKGASYWGPFASAWSVNQTLNLLQRTFLLRSCSDSEMQGRTRPCLLHQIHRCSAPCTDRISREDYAELAAQARSFLAGKDPDMREKLGREMEQAAEALEFERAAAIRDRIRGLSALQQDSSVINPSSVSDADIIAIWQIAGQSCIQVFFIRAGRNNGNRAFFPSHARDENAPDVLAAFIGQFYDDKPPPAQVLVNQDLPELDVLTAALSLRRGRKVEIIHPQRGEKRGVIEHAALNAREALERRMAESAGQAKLLQGVADLFGLESAPKRIETYDNSHIQGANPYGVMVVGGPEGFEKRAYRKFSIKGPVTPGDDFAMMREVLERRFRRALKDREEGVRPEDWPDILLIDGGAGQYTAVRGVLDELGVTGVTLVGIAKGPDRDAGREWFHTADRPPFQLPPRDPVLYYLQRLRDEAHRFAITTHRAGRSKTLVRSELDDIPGVGPARKRALLKHFGSARGVRQAGLGELEHAPGINRDMARVIYGFFHPDWTGE
- the pgsA gene encoding CDP-diacylglycerol--glycerol-3-phosphate 3-phosphatidyltransferase, coding for MLTDLPNLLTLSRIIVVPIVVALVVIHTAQTDCAACVLFILAGITDYFDGKLARAWNQNSDLGRMLDPIADKLLVGASLMVMAGLERLPYACLYPAIIILCREILVSGLREYLAATRVGLPVTKLAKWKTGFQMTAIGFLLAGDSTAGLLHIGWLPVNALGAVMMWIAAALTLITGWDYVSTGLRHVGRGTSGATKLSS
- the moaD gene encoding molybdopterin converting factor subunit 1, with translation MLRILYFAWLRDRLGRSGETLPLPQGAHCVQDLIAALRARGGEYAAIFAKPELIRVAVNQSFATIAAPIAAHDEIAFFPPVTGG
- a CDS encoding molybdenum cofactor biosynthesis protein MoaE; this translates as MPRITIRVQAEAFDSAHETALLLRGHEDVGGVAAFTGIVRGGGGLVALELEHYPGMTESMMRRIAESACARFGLVGCTVIHRVGRLAVGMPIVLVLCASAHRGAAQEGTAFMMDWLKTSAPFWKREEFENGHSAWVEPRAQDEAAKARWGSLTA
- a CDS encoding ribonucleoside-diphosphate reductase subunit alpha, giving the protein MPDTSDMLDSVVQLPGHHPVRVDHSRDALLTAFGKATLNNRYLLPDESYQDLFGRVASYYGANPAHAQRLYDYISRHWFMPATPVLSNGGTSRGLPISCFLNEANDSLRGIVDLWNENVWLASKGGGIGSYWGNLRSIGENVGRNGKTSGVIPFIRVMDSLTLAISQGSLRRGSAAVYLPVWHPEIEEFIELRRPTGGDPNRKALNLHHGVLVSDAFMRAVADDDEWALLSPKDNTVIRKVSARALWIRILTARMEQGEPYIIYSDHVNNARPEHHKLAGLEVKTSNLCAEITLPTGMDHHGRERTAVCCLSSLNLETWDEWKDDPQFIEDVMLFLDNVLQDFIDRAPDDMERARYAAMRERSVGLGVMGFHSFLQAKNVPFESVVAKSWNRKIFQHIRAQADAASRKLAEERGPCPDAAEYGVMERFSNKMAIAPTASISIIAGNASPGIEPIAANVFLQKTLSGSFTVRNRHLDKLLTSKGRNTSDVWSSITLNKGSVQHLDFLTQQEKDVFKTAFELDQRWVIEHAADRAPFICQAQSVNIFLPANVHKRDLHQIHYMAWKRGVKSLYYCRSLSIQRADAVSDGQEKRDVPPKDGGSPPATSGDYEECLACQ
- a CDS encoding tRNA1(Val) (adenine(37)-N6)-methyltransferase, which encodes MDPVTTGHLLGGKVVYRQFSTGNRTGLEPVLMAAFVPARPGQTVMEGGCGAGAGLLCLSNRVPRLTGIGLEHDGATAALARHNFMLNHRHDLRVHRATLPALPDDPLLSGPGVRRIDHAFANPPWHDQESSASPHSQRDLARRLPTGALGGWVRALAAQLRHHGTLTLALPCSLLAACCTAMERAQLGRIRVLPFWPRAGQAARIMLVQGRANSRAGSEMLPGLVLHEPDGRFTPQARAILEQGMPLMP
- a CDS encoding polyprenyl synthetase family protein, with translation MADGSEVALRDLAEYLADDMAACNRAIVERMDSPVALIPQLAAHLVAAGGKRLRPLLTLASARLCGYQPDATHQRHVALAACVEFIHTATLLHDDVVDESSLRRGMASANAVFGNKASVLVGDFLFARSFQLMTDDGSLKVMNILSSASATIAEGEVLQMSTQNDLSTQIDQYLEVIHGKTAALFAAACRVGAVVADRGEAEERALESYGTNLGMAFQLVDDALDYAADQARLGKTVGDDFREGKITLPVLAAYAAGSEEDRAFWQRVIEESEQKPEDLDHALRLIEQTGAIRITLERATEYADAAREALSIFPPGRLRQMLQDTASYTVNRLR
- the murI gene encoding glutamate racemase, with the translated sequence MPRVLAFDSGIGGLGIVAQLRSLLPGIPIDYLADTAVFPYGEQPDALLRERIVRLVGVAIDRLRPSVVVVACNTASTLALDSLRAAYDVPFVGCVPPIKWAADQTSTGTIGLLATRATVRRPYLKALSARFAPNCTLLAHGARGLADMAENTFRGTPPDAARLKAELAGLFGQPGGAAIDVVGLGCTHYTFLLEAMREVGPPHVTWLDPAPAVARQTRRVLATCPALTGPAASLPDQFCFTALPHDLAALRPGLVALGYGQDAPRLFDASPGPEYRK
- a CDS encoding orotate phosphoribosyltransferase, whose product is MHDATGNGAGLSTGTTAWDRDAALMTARLLLEIKAVNFRPDDPYTLTSGWKSPVYIDCRRIIFFPRARQKIMELAVEKIGRHVGYESIDAVVGGETAGIPFAAWIADRMMAPMAYVRKKPKGFGRNAQIEGDVPEGMRTLLVEDLTTDGSSKVQFANALRKAGAIVDHTFVVFFYGVFPGAYRTLADMDISLHALCTWWDVLEACAGKPYFSEKDAAEVRRFLEDPCAWSAKHGGVGSAEEALALKAKRDAGA
- the gltA gene encoding citrate synthase; protein product: MSESGKTATISLDGKDVALPVLSGTMGPDVVDIRKLPAQAGVFTYDPGYGETASCSSKITFIDGEKGVLLHRGYPIAQLAEQATFMEVAYLLLNGELPDKAQYDGFVNSIKHHTLLHEQIRNFFNGFRRDAHPMAILCGTVGALSSFYHEGLDVSNAATRYQSAMRIIAKIPTIAAWAYKYTQGETFIYPRNDLSYAENFLSMMFAVPSEPYKINPVLARAMDRILILHADHEQNASTSTVRLAGSTGANPFACISAGIAALWGPAHGGANEAVLKMLADIGHKDNIPEFIAKVKDKTSGVRLMGFGHRVYKNFDPRAKIMQATCHEVLGELGIKDDPLLDLAIELEKIAIHDEYFVKRSLYPNVDFYSGIILKAMGIPTSMFTVLFAVARTTGWISQWKEMIEEPGQRIGRPRQLYTGSPQRDFVPFDKRA